CAAAAAATCAAATTTCATCATAAGCTTGGATGGGGGAATTGGGAATACACAAGCAGTGGTGGCCAATAGCGACTACTTACGGGTTCCGGTGTCAATAGAACTGTTAATAATGTGCTGGTCCCTATCATTTCTTTCTGCGCGTGCCTCCTCATCCTTGTCATCAGATTTCCCATCCTGATGGCCACTGCGAGGTTCTGCATCATCAAAACTCTCCCTCCCAATCTGATCCCCAACCAAATAATCAATACGCCGAGCAAATTGAGTGTCAGTCAACTGGTCATCGGGCAATGCCAACGTCGGCCGCGGTGAAACGCAAGCATCGtctgcaaaaaagaaaaggggggaaAAGGTGTATCTATGAGAATGTAAAGCCATGTCAAGAACACGCCTCGTAGTATGGTATGTAAAAGACAGACACCAATCACTCTCATTGTTGCCATCCTCATCGCCTGGCATTCTGTCGGCGGACCCCTGCATGGCTTCTGCTTCAGATAAATTGACTGCAAAGAAACAATGGAAACAAACTTTTCAGGCATAGACTAGGTGAGGCATGATCATATAACTGGACGATGCAATGCCATATAATTGATGAAACATGGGCGTAGAAATGGTTAGAGATGATAAAAAAGGCTCCGTTATTGCACATACCATTGTTATGCTGGGGGGCCTGTTCGCGGCCATCCTGTTTTGGATCTTGCGACGCGTGCTTGTCATCATCACGCACCCGAATGAGCTCATCGATCATGTCACCAAAGGTTTCTTTAAGTTCAATCTGCCGCGCAACAATGGCGCGATGTGCCCTTGCAATTCTATCAGACTGCTGCTGCATGTCATGATCATACTCTCTGAATAGGTCTAGCAAGTTCTGCTTGTCCGGTAGTGGCAAAGCAGCCATCTTTGGATGCCAAGAGATCGGTCGGCCGCGGGACATAGAATGAACTATCAGATGGACCCGGTCCGGCTGCAACATAACATGTATCCGAGGGGCTGCGGAACTGCAACAACAAACAAAATGGAGTAACTAAGGCACCGGTACAATTGGGGAGAGTATGTCCATGGTCAGGAGCTTTATGTTTTTACCGTaaagaataaataaaaaaggcACTCACATCAAGTTTTCCATATTCTCCAGGCCGAATCCGATCAGCCGCGGACAGCTCTTTGATTCTCTCCTTCGTCCAGTACTTGATACGTGGGGTGTTGAACCTCTTGGGGGGGCACGCATTGTGGTTCAAGTTGTCAAGATACTACAGCTgcaaaaatagaaacaaaaatgaGTCAATCAACACTGTGACCTAGATCATAGTGTAGATCAATGCCACATCCATACATTAGCTTAAGTTGTCATAGATGACAGATTGATATGTGAGCAGGGGGTACTTACAAGAAGAACTATGCCACATCCATAAATCGTAGCAGTCGTATTCTCTCTGTGCCTACTTTGCCACTTCTCAACACTATGCCAAAGATCCGTGTAGATCAGCTGGCACCAGTCGATCTTGTCCATGCTGACCGCCCAATGAGCAGTCGTGACAACATCGGTGGTGATGTCACTGTTGCCCTGTGGAAATAACAGGCTGTGGAAGATGACTATAAAATAGCACATCATGGTCAGCTCATCATCACCCCCCAACTTGACACGTTCCTGCATCATTATCACATTGAAAACCCGGCTGTCCAAATTCAATTTGTTTCTAAACTTTGCAGTCAGCTCAGATTTTTCGGTTTGATGCAGTCTTGGCGGTGTGGCGCCGGCACTAGGGAGACCGAGAACAATCTCTACAACCTCTTTAGTGAACTTCAGCTCCTTGCCTCTTCCAGCTCGTAATGTCATTGAGTGGAGGTCCATGTGGTCCAATATCCATCCCAACAGGCTTCGGCCCTCGACCGCCTTAAGATGCATGTTCAGTATATGCTGAAACCCCTTGTTCATGACATAGTCCCTCTGCCGTTTAACCAAGGACGCGTTGGTTGCAATCACAACCTTCGGGCAGCAACGGACATTGGCTTTCTgtaataaaaaaaaacatgtaacGGTCAGAACCATGTATGTAGCATCACATAAAAAAGTATATGGGGCAAGAAAGAAAAGCATTCGATTCTAACAGTTTCGTAAAAACAATGGACCAAATTTGCATTGTAAACAGGGTATATTAAACATATGGACCCACTTTTATGTACAgatttcggggggggggggggacccaCTTCAGTATGGCATATATGTAGTGTGAGTGGTATCATATAAACCAATTCAGTATGCCATACTATCCAAAAATGAAAGATGAAGCTATGTGGGGAAGAGCATACAAAATAAATGGTAAAACAAAGTCATTCTAACAAAATTGTGAGCAGAGTCATATAGCAACATCATATTTGTGAGGGAAAAGTGTGTGGAATTTAAGTATATAGACATGCAGGCAACCATTCGTTAAATCTAGCCTCTTTGGTCATATAGCACACTATCATGTAGTTACACTGTGACTGGCAAATCACGTAGCACACCATCATATAGTTACACCATCATATAGCACACCAGACAAGTGTCATATGGCACTACACACAAAAAATTTGGGAGACATGGCAACTCACAGTCTTTTTCGGAATCTTTTTCTCGGTCTTCTTTgcagctggggggggggggggggcttgccAATTCCACGGAGCTGGCCTGCTCCCTTGGTCAACTGCGAATATAAGAAATTGCTCGTACTCAGATTCAGGCAAGAAAGAACGAATCTTTAAAAAGAGTTCTCATATACAGTACATCACGTTCCCTCGCTGGACACGGTTCTTAACGGATTTGCATAGTGAGAAAAAAATCATCAGGGATTTTGCATAGTGAGGAAAAAATAGTTGAAACTAAAGCTATCAAACACCTATGCTATAGAACATATAGCAACAAAATATAGCATGTGCATAATGAGGGGGGAAAAAAGGTTAGAAACTTAATCTATGAAAAACATGTCGTATAGCAAATATAGCAATATCATATAGCATTTTCCAAGAATCAGCATCAATGCATCATATACAAACATCATATAACATCATATATTAACATGATATATCAAAATGATATCTGCTGTGAAACATATATCAAACATCATATAGCATCTGTAGGGAAAAAAAATGGCATCAGTTAGAACCATTTATGCAACCACGTGGGGCAACAGCTAATAAACCCAAGTTCAAAATGGCATAAGTGTAGAATGAGTTGGGTCgtatacccccccccccccccccccccccgcccactCTCAAAGAAAACAGTAGGAAAAAATACATGCTTGATCTATTGGAAAGGTTGAAACTTAATCTATTGGAAACCTATGCTTATATCATATAGCATCAATATTTAGCATGTGCTATAACATCATATAGCATTTTTCAGAAACTTAATCTATCAAAGAAAACAGTTAGTATGAGATATTAGAACCAAGTTCAAAAATGGCATATGTGTAGTATGAGTTGGATCatataccccccccccccctctcgccACCTCTCAACGAAAACAGTTGGGAAAATTCATGCAGAATACTTGGCCAATTTAAATAAAAACAAGCCATTCTAACTGCTTGACCAATTAATGCAGCAAAAAAAATCCGCATAGAATAGCTGCAAAAAATAACCTGCTTCATAATGGCAGATTTGAGTATTGTTTTGATCATAGAACCCATATTTTCGCTTCAGAATTGCATATTTGACCAAAAGTACATGGGGCAAGATAGATATGCATTCCATTCTACCAGATTCGTACAATCAATGGAGCAAAATTTGCAGTGTAAACAATGGAGCAAATTTGGATCATCATATGATATTTTTTAGAAGCAGAACCATATACCATAATACATTAACACCATATAGAAAAAGGCCAGTCCCATTTCATGTACCCCGCCACTGGTGGAACAGCAAAAGAACACCCACTTAAATAAGGCCAATATTAGTAAAGCAATCAGTTCTAACAAAATTGATCTATCAATTCCGCAAATTGGTTAAATAAACAATCTAAAACCATCATCAGAGAATCTATAAAACAACATCGTAAGTGCTATCAGTTGAAAAAAAATGGACATACACAACAACTCACAGTTTTTTCCACGTTTTTTTGCACGGCCT
This window of the Panicum virgatum strain AP13 chromosome 1K, P.virgatum_v5, whole genome shotgun sequence genome carries:
- the LOC120700028 gene encoding uncharacterized protein LOC120700028 isoform X2 gives rise to the protein MRAPPRGSTPHVSSTGRRRESKSCPRLIGFGLENMENLISAAPRIHVMLQPDRVHLIVHSMSRGRPISWHPKMAALPLPDKQNLLDLFREYDHDMQQQSDRIARAHRAIVARQIELKETFGDMIDELIRVRDDDKHASQDPKQDGREQAPQHNNVNLSEAEAMQGSADRMPGDEDGNNESDDACVSPRPTLALPDDQLTDTQFARRIDYLVGDQIGRESFDDAEPRSGHQDGKSDDKDEEARAERNDRDQHIINSSIDTGTPSRWINLQHPEGSNTPNSMLNTDIEKGGSSGSIRGGPLYDKTPFDPTCSAEEERREQQNYKEAAAADSHQGPPVFDASVPKKTILALSKDAGTSGSSSSGIISHELESRRRLVTLLTSADSPLHKKLVMNYGDGLAYGYDTMKSFADGLHLEDLFVQFAIECITHDNEARGLPEASSVILSVPVMRQLNAEHIIHNDQPATPFTLHALEDILNAELPSTQDLKNTQLDQYLGAPLIRVVDLVSVWDLYPLLGVYQL